A portion of the Punica granatum isolate Tunisia-2019 chromosome 7, ASM765513v2, whole genome shotgun sequence genome contains these proteins:
- the LOC116213660 gene encoding uncharacterized protein LOC116213660, whose protein sequence is MGELYAGSQGAHDIGKIDLAQASATPKLEDVKAISEILDIARSRNNMKAIVHCAATINDILLENDWYYTSCTHCKRKVDKTARNFCCVVSGSTIFVLFNEVTEQLTDAKASHLSAPIERERAFGDVNKFDLPPELIKIFGFPRIFQIRMSSFLESRGSSLVSFMLEPGGEKFQVSSRKAVKIENPPFISSNEKTPKKSTKKATAINAPDLPYKRRKLRSYDDEDSEHSQEETSSGVGDD, encoded by the exons ATGGGAGAACTCTATGCA GGTTCGCAAGGGGCACATGACATTGGAAAAATTGATCTAGCACAAGCTTCTGCCACTCCAAAATTGGAGGATGTCAAGGCTATTTCTGAGATTCTGGATATAGCAAGATCGAGGAATAATATG AAAGCAATAGTTCATTGCGCTGCAACTATCAATGATATCTTGCTGGAAAATGATTGGTACTATACCTCATGCACCCACTGCAAGAGGAAGGTTGACAAAACAGCGAGAAATTTTTGCTGTGTTGTTTCCGGTTCAACAATATTTGTGTTGTTTAATGAAGTGACGGAGCAACTGACTGATGCAAAAGCGAGCCATCTCAGTGCACCTATTGAAAGAGAACGTGCGTTT GGAGATGTTAACAAATTCGACTTGCCTCCAGAACTCATTAAAATCTTTGGCTTTCCTCGTATCTTCCAAATCAGGATGAGTTCTTTTCTTGAAAGTCGTGGAAGCAG TTTGGTTTCGTTCATGCTGGAACCCGGTGGAGAAAAATTCCAAGTTTCTTCAAGAAAAGCTGTGAAGATTGAGAACCCTCCATTTATTAGTTCTAATGAGAAGACCCCGAAAAAATCAACCAAAAAAGCAACCGCCATTAATGCACCTGATTTGCCATATAAGAGGAGGAAGTTAAG GTCATACGATGATGAAGATTCGGAGCACTCACAAGAAGAAACGTCCTCCGGTGTTGGAGACGATTGA